The proteins below come from a single Cervus canadensis isolate Bull #8, Minnesota chromosome 2, ASM1932006v1, whole genome shotgun sequence genomic window:
- the PRR9 gene encoding proline-rich protein 9 — protein sequence MFVSGPASHPRMSFNEQQCKQPCAPPPCLQKTQEQCQAKAEEVCLPPCQDPCQEKCPTKIQEVCVPQCQALSQDNCPQQSQDPCLPLCQDQCPSQCTEPCQELSQTKCVEVCPQKVQEKCLPPGKGK from the coding sequence ATGTTTGTTTCAGGTCCTGCCAGTCACCCTAGGATGTCCTTCAATGAGCAGCAGTGCAAACAGCCATGTGCGCCTCCTCCGTGTCTTCAAAAGACCCAAGAGCAGTGCCAGGCAAAGGCTGAGGAGGTGTGCCTCCCCCCATGCCAGGACCCCTGCCAAGAGAAGTGCCCAACGAAAATTCAAGAGGTGTGTGTTCCTCAGTGTCAGGCATTAAGCCAAGACAACTGCCCACAACAAAGCCAAGACCCATGTCTCCCTCTATGTCAAGACCAATGTCCATCTCAGTGCACGGAGCCATGCCAGGAGTTATCTCAGACAAAATGTGTGGAGGTTTGCCCACAGAAAGTCCAGGAGAAGTGCTTGCCCCCTGGCAAGGGGAAGTAG